ccctcaggCAGTTTTCCTCAACCTTTGTTATATATTCTGACTTTAAGCAACTTGCTGTCACTTCAGATAAACTAAATCAGTGAAtgatttgctttcaattttgcaAGCCTGTGGATTAAAAAATCTAAGGTATTACATCTTTAAGGCCAGTTGTAAATTTTTAGCTTTCAAGAAATCTGTTTTTTGggctctttttctggtggcaGTACCCAATTCCCCATCATAAGATAGATATGGGTGGTAGGAGCACAGTCAGGGAATGAGATGCTTCTTTCAAATAATTCAATATGGGTGCAATAGGGGTAAGTCTGATACCACCAAGAAATGGGTTCAGGTTTGATGCTGGAACAAATTTAGACCCTAATAGTTCATTGAGCAATTTACAAAGGGACAGTAAGTCTATTCAACAAGGATATTATAGGACAGATATTGGGTAAATGCATGCCACCATCTGAATTCTCCTCATGGAAACTCACCTGAACAAATTGAACTAGATGTGACATCTTCCAAGTTGAAAGGGCATGGAAATCTAGCTGTCTtctgtgttgttgttgttgctttgttttgctttgcttttaggAAGCTACTACAAGGAAGAGAAGCAGCTTGAACTCTTCTCtgtccctttccaattctttcccactgtTACAGACCTTTGCTTCAGGCATTCAAAGACATTAAAACCTAATGGTGACATTGTTTGGAGGTTGGGAGAAAAGGTTAAAGCTGAGAGAAAATGGttcttgttttttgcttttttttttttgcttgtttgtttgttttatttcccctGAATTTCTTCGTTCAAAATATGCAggtaatattttactttttaagtcattaaaagtcaataaaatattttataagagtATCATGTCTTatgtacaattaaaaaaataacttgttcagtaatttttagtcttgtttgattcttcatgaccccatttaagatTGTTTTTAAGcagaaatactgaagtggtttgccattttctttttcagagcatttcacaaatgaggaaactaaggcaaacaagggtaaacgacttgcccagagtcctaTAGTTATGAAGTATCTAAAGCCAGAtctgaacttaagaagatgagtcttcctgattccatgccttGCACTCTGTCTCCCTATACTACCTAGATGCCtacatagaaaataataatttttgacaAATAAATAGACAAAATGGATTCAATTAGTGATTAACAATCCAtaataataaattgattttttaaatgttgcaCATTATTCACAAAGCTGATAATACAGGATGGACTATATTCATCATATCATGAACTAGGAGATTTATGAAATAAACTCTCCCACCAAGATTAATGACTGTATTACAGAAATATGATTTAACCCCCCACCCAAATTAAACTGCAAATTCACTAATATATTAAGATATATTATAGATAATAATTTGATGACAGAACAATAGTTATCAACcataaaagagattttatttttctttccctaagaACACTTAAATTTCAGAAGTGATGACTATCAACAGAGAACACACAATTTTCTTTAATCAAGACTCAATATAAATTTTCATTCATGGATTTCCTAAGTGTTCTCTACTATTTATTCTTTGATGATTTGGATATTAGCAAACATCAATTTTAAGAAACTATAAGTTATTTAAAGATAGGGAACATATCTTGTATATTTTTGTGAGACTTTTAATGTTACAGAGTTCCTAGGTATAATTGATGGTTATATACGCATGGTGactattaactcttttttttttttaatttttatttttttttgcaaggcaaacagggttaagtggcttgcccaaggccacacagctaggtaattagtaagtgtctgagaccggatttgaacccaggtactcctgactccagggctggtgctttatccactgtcccACATAGATGCCCCGACTATTAACTCTTTATGCTAAATCACTCTGaatatttttctctgaaaataattttttctgtcCACAGCTTCCTCACAGCTTTTTTGACTTCAGAATTCCTAAGAGTATATATGAGGGGATTTAGCATTGGAGGCATGACTGTATTAAACAAAGTGACCAGTTTGTCTGCTCTAAATGTGGTGGTTGGAcgaatatacatataaatgcaggGGACAAAGAACAGCAATACAGCAACAACATGAGAGCCACAAGTTGAGAGTGCCTTTCGCCTGCCCTCAGCTGACTGAGTTCTCAGGGTGAACAAGATAACAGAGTAGGAAATGACCAGACAGAAGAAAGCAATCAATGAGATCATCCCACTGTTGGCTACCACCATGAGTCCCACTGCATAGGTGTCAGAGCAGGCAAGTTTCAACAATGGGTGGATATCGCAGAAATAGTGGTCAATCACATTGGGTCCACAGAATGGCAGTTGAATGGTAAGGACAATCTGAATGATGGAATGCAGAAATGCTCCAATCCAAATTATCAATACCAAGATCTGGCACTTGCTGCAGTTCATGATGACTGTGTAGTGCAAGGGGCGACAGATGGCCACATAATGGTCATAAGCCATGACCGTGAGCAGGAAGATCTCTGAGCAGCCAAAGAAATGCACAGCAAAGAGTTGAATCATACATCCATTGAAGgaaatggttttcttctttatgaaCAAGTCAGTCATCATCTttggggtggtggtggaggagTAACAGATATCTACAAAGGACAGATAACTGAGGAAGAAGTACATGGGGGAGGTGAGGTGACCACTGAAATTTACAGTGACCACTATGAGGAGGTTCCCCAGGATGGTCAGGAAGTAAAGCATTAAGAAGAAACCAAAGGCCACTCGCTGCGTCTTCCAACCTTGCAGGATtcccaagaaaacaaattctgtcACATTGCTTGGTTCTTCCATCTATAGTCTGCTCTATGACTAAATATTGATCCAAACAAACATGTCATTGCAAgaaagccacacacacacacacacacacacacacacacacacaaacacaaatacacagtAAACCTCATTGAAGAGAGTGAAAAGTACACAGCATGTAATATattccaataaatatttactatttgctACATACAAAATACACTATATGAGTTGGAGAAACaatagaagatgaaaaaaatctactctcaaggagtttatgttatGGAAAGGTATTTTTAATTCTATTGTCCCCTAGTTCCCTCACATGTAATTTGGAGActtgaattaaatgacttcttaTTTGCTTCTATATTGAGATCTAGTTTTGTTCTTATATTCCTGAGAGGGAGAGATGgcaataatttatattattatgcaaGATGATAATTCAAAATTCCATAATCCCATAAAACACATTTATATTTCTCTGAACATACAAGGAACAGGATATTTGAATTTACTATGAGTTAGTGTATCACCCATAGGAAGATTAtcctaaataaatatatgatcatCATGAATCTTGCAGAATCTTGCTTTGATGGCTCCAATAAAGCCTTTTACCAGAGTCTAAagatttcataaaaataagaCTTGGGAGAAACACAGTGACctataattattttactttatttccattt
The Macrotis lagotis isolate mMagLag1 chromosome 3, bilby.v1.9.chrom.fasta, whole genome shotgun sequence genome window above contains:
- the LOC141519679 gene encoding olfactory receptor 4S1-like; protein product: MEEPSNVTEFVFLGILQGWKTQRVAFGFFLMLYFLTILGNLLIVVTVNFSGHLTSPMYFFLSYLSFVDICYSSTTTPKMMTDLFIKKKTISFNGCMIQLFAVHFFGCSEIFLLTVMAYDHYVAICRPLHYTVIMNCSKCQILVLIIWIGAFLHSIIQIVLTIQLPFCGPNVIDHYFCDIHPLLKLACSDTYAVGLMVVANSGMISLIAFFCLVISYSVILFTLRTQSAEGRRKALSTCGSHVVAVLLFFVPCIYMYIRPTTTFRADKLVTLFNTVMPPMLNPLIYTLRNSEVKKAVRKLWTEKIIFREKYSE